The genomic DNA TCAGAAGTATACATCAGCTTGTGTTCTCAATGTAAAACTAGATGTACAATGGGGCCGTATCCACCTCACATCCAGCCTTGAGGAAGTCCGCAATCTTGGACATGGGGACAAAGTAAGCAACATGGGGTTTGCCAGTGGTTGCTGTGCCCCAGTAAACTCTCAGCTCTCTCTCCTGAAGAACCTGCTTCAACTTCTCCTCCCCAAGGACCTCctgaaatgcacacaaacaaaatattcatgAGATCAATGGCTGCATGTGGACCTCAAGTCACTGGAGTGTACATTTGCATTTGAGTCTCTCGTACCTGGAGGTTTCTACTGATGAGAGTTAACTTCTCATCTGGACTCAGCTGATCTGCCATGGCGCGGGGCCTTCTTACTGTGAACACAGCAGCCAATGTAGGAAAAGTGTGAAGAGACACTGAGAGTCATATGAAGAGACACTGAGAAGACACTgaaacagctaaaaaaaaaaaaatccctatctatatatctatgtatctaCTTCCACACTTTAAGTTGACAAGAGAGATGCCACGATATATTTATCACATAATTGCCTGGCCTTTtgacaattacatttttgatcaaataaattacatttaaaccatgGCAAGAGGTAGCTAATCGGATTAATACAAATGAAGGTGTACAAATGACCAAGAAACAGAAGTTTACTAAACAGTATGCATTCTAAATTTAGCAACATAGGCAGACAGTCGAGCCTCTGGCTTAATGTGACATCAACGTCACGCTAACCTGGACTTAAAGTAACGTCATGCTAGTAATGAATCAATGAGCAAGCTACGGCTATGTAGCTAGttagcaacacaaacatgtgtacTTAAAGCCACCCGCTCGAGTGTCGAGTTAAAACTCcagtctgtttgtttatgtacaTTATCAACTTGCGTGACGAAAACACCACTCCTGACCATAAACCGCCGCGTCAAAGCTGATGCCTTACCTCAAAGCGTGACTTCTTTACAGCGAGACGTGGGAGACAGAAGCCGGGTGGACTAGTCTTGCGTCAGTGAAATCTTCAGTTCTGCTATCGATTCAGTACAGACTCCATTCCAGGGAAAAGTAATCGAGTCAAGATTCCACACAACTACTTTGTGTGAGCgagcgcgcgcgtgtgtgtgtttgaccacTTGTATTTATACCTTTGTGGGGtccacaaaacataaaaacctgTCTTTATGAGGCCTTgtcctggttttagggtaaggaTTAGGATTGGATTTATCATAAAATTAGGCACTTATTTatgagggttagggtaaggggttagggggGTGCATCATGTCTGTGAGGTGTCATCACTAAGAcctaaaaacaagtttgtgtgtgttaagatTCACTTCCAATGAGAGAAAGGGTCCAgaaaaagaagtaaaacaatCGTAAATAGTTGAGTTCCAATGTTATCAGTATTCCAATCTGGGAAAGGGCCTGCGAACATTTAGGtcctaaaatcagaagagttTGGGAAGCTTTGATAGAAGCACTGTCTCCACTATGGAGTCAAATGTAGAAGGTTGTTTTGGGGCCTGTAATATCACTGCAGATGTTGGATCCTGCTGCCTCCTAACTCTGCATTTATAATACTACACAACCCAATTAAACATACAGAAAGCCACAAATAATGCATAAAAACTTGTAATTAAACCCTCTTGTCCTTGTTACAACCTAGATTCGGTTATTACACtctaaaacattaacattgtcATGGAGGGCAACACTGACTCGATGCGTTCAAATACCAcggttttattgttttgctgcttcTACCACTGATACAGGACGCCAGTtgcataaaagaaaaatacaacaaaatggTTGGTTTTGCATGTGAGTGTTTGCCAACGTCCACTGGACCGTGGTCAGTGTGTTAAACGGGACGTGCGAGAGTCAGAAGTCGGGATCCAGGCGGGGGAGCACCGGGAGGATGAGGTTCCCAAACGAAGAGTCCTGAGTGATGAAGAAGCCGGACGAGTGGACGTGGGCGTGCTGCAAGGCTGCCTTCTGCTGTGCGGCGATGTGCTGCTGCTCCGCGCTGTCTCTCGCGTCCTTTACGCTCGGCCTTGTGGTCAGAGGGATGTTGGCCCCGGGACTGTTCATGGACTGAGTCTGCAGTagcctcttcttctccttgtccAGCTCCGCAAGGATGGCCACCCGGGTCTTGTTCTGAAAGCCTTGTCCTGGAGGATTCGCCGCCATGTTAGTTACAGTCAAAAACTCAGTCCATGGAGGCGATAAATGTCGCTCCCGTTGGCGTTTTTATGTTTACGTTATGTGCGTGTTTAACTAATTTCGCTGTGGCTGACATACATGAAACACGAAGAACCAGAATTCAGTGAAGGAATGTGGGTGCTTGAACTCGCCGATGTATGCAACCATGATGCTAACACGGCTAAACACTTCCGGCACCGCATCACTCGACTTTCCTGCCTTCAACATAAAAGCACATAGTCTTAAAAGAAGCCTCCAAtgtacactgcctggccaaaaaaaatttccacctggatttaactccTATTGGATAATTAGTCCATAGGCGATTATCTTTCAGCTGGCAAGAAGTCATTTAACCCCAACTGATGTATCTTCTAATTTCTTAAACAACCATCCCGTGGTTGAAAAAGATGTTGGTCTGTTTGAGAAGGGTCAAATTATTGGCCTGCATCatcatattccaagatgacaatgtcaggattcatcaggctcaaactGTGAAAGAgaggttcagggagcatgagacatcatttgtACACATGGACTGGCCACAACAGAGTCCAGCCCTTAAATTTCGTGTTTGTGCTTTGGCCAATTTGGATTAAATCTTATTTGTATGATAGTGGCACACATACCGTCTGGTAGAGTGGCAGTATATTGATTGAACACTGAACTCcacatttaatgttttgtgaCTTGCTACTGATGCTACTTTATATTCTGGTATCATTTTGGTAGAATTACACTACACATATCTTTAAACTTCTAATGATAAAGTCGTTGCTTTAAAGCAATGACAGTATTCAAACTTATTTTAACATTTCCAACTATAAAATAAATGGCCACTAGATGTCAGGAGTGTACACGGAATGCTGTCCAATTATACTGACAAGTGTAACTTGACAACTTTGCACTTTTAACCAGTGATTGGCCATATAATATAATTTTCTGTATTATTTTGAAACTGTTAAAATTATTCGTTTCAAGTACATGCTGAAAAAGTGTTCCTTCTGTAAGCATAAAGCTGTGACCCTCATGATAAAACGCAATGCTATGTAAGCGATTCAAGTAAAGACGAGTTGGCAACTCATTCACAGTACACTTATTAGTATttattaacctttttttcaGACCCAACATGTTTCCTTAAATAACTACAGTACAATGTACATAAGTTCATTTCACTTGCAGCCACAAATATCAAAGATATTTACAGGTTTTCTTACATACACTATCTACATATGCACAAGAGGCACATTCACAAGGCTTTCCACGTGCGTCCACATGGAATAAAGCTCACACATTTTGGCTATAGCCTCAAGAGCCACGAGGGACGTTCACTTATGAagccatgagaaaaaaaagggacagaCTTAATAGAATGGTATTTACAAGATGTACAATTACAACAAAGTTTGCGTGAGATAATGGCACTGTGTTGGTATGTACAGAATCAAGTAATATGGACTTCAGGAGACTCTCGAGGcaacaaaagaataaagtgaattatacaaatggacatttttcacattGGCAAGAGACAACATGTCAAAGATGTAACATTATGTATGACATATGAGACtgtacacatttttcttttatatcaacagacataaatatgtaaatactcCTTTTCAGTACAGGGATTGTGATGATCACCAAACGTCTTGGTTGTCGCATCgaacacatatacagtatatacaaaaaagaatacatttttgaaaaaaaaaaaaggagacaagtTGACTTCCACAACTTcccatcttttttttcacaattgtGCTTCCCTTTTTGAATGCATAAGGAAAAGAGACAGTCGCGATGGAAACGTGCAATAAAAAGATGTGAAagtcttttcagttttttgttttttttaaaaaaaaacaaacaaaccttgaCACTGTTCTCTTCATttagttggaaaaaaaacaacaaccttacAGGctttaaatagatttaaataCTGCAAGAAGCACGACTTTCCAGCAAACATGCATTCAACGACAGTAAAATCGAAActaataaatacttaaataattaGTACCGGTTGTAGTCACCAGGTCTTCAGTAGCCATCCTATAAATAAAAAGCTAACTATTTCAAATTGGTGGAGAAGCACTGCTGTTATTTGTGCAAGCTATCAGCTTTTACTAATATAGTGGTTTCAGTATGACGGTGAGGAACTACAGTCAGCCATTCAGACTGTTACTGTCTGCCCACTTGTTCCAACAGCACTTTATCATGTCTTCCAtaggaaagaaggaaaaaagaaaaaaaaaaacagagggacAGGAATGAGATGGAAACTGGCTGTTTCAGAAAACTATGAGGAGACTctgtaaaattacaaaaaacgTGTTTAAAAAAATTCTCAGAGCACACTAGTCGGTGACTCGGAGCAAGAGTCTGGCACAAAGATCAGTTTTCTAAATTTTAACCCTAAACCAGGGCTGAAATTAAGGCATCACTGTTTGTTCAAGTGTCTTACAAAGCCTACATCTCTCAACTATAAAACTGTTTGTAGTCCAGTGCTCAAGGCCATTTATGTTGTAAGTGGTAGCACCGAAAATGGCAATAGTGACAAAACATGATCCCATCACAGTTTATcgtttttgtgtacttttaacAGAAATGGAGAAGCTTTTGACATCAGACtggacaaaagaagaaagagaattTCATGTGTCAACAAGGtggtaagtttttttttttttagaaagacAGCAGACAAGTTTGTGGAGACGTGGATCCGGCGCAGTGGGACTGGACAATGTAGTGTCTGTATGATCCGACAGGCCCAGGGTCAGTTGGTCCTGTCCAGTGCAAAATTCGAGCTGATCAAACTTACTGGTCCATAGGTCATCTTAAATGTCCTCAGACCATGTTTGCCAACTCTGCTGAATCCGTTTCTGAATCCGTCTCACTGTccctgaaaagaaaacagcgACTTTAGTTGGAGTTTTGCGCGCACAAACACAAGAGAGCACAGGATCTTAGTCAGCACAGCCTTACATCTGTTCCTGTAGCAGTTTGCGGTTGCCTTGCCTCTTGTCCTCGTCGATCGGATAAGAGTACAATATCCCCAGACCGATGAAGATGAGAACGATGGGGGCAGCCGAAACCAGCATTTTCAAGGTTAAATGCACTTCGTCTGGCTGAGTGCAGCCTCGAGTGAAGTAGCCGGCGAAactaaaaacagaagaaacacaatTGTGAACTTCAAATACACACAAGTATGCTTCAAAAGCAGAGTGTTCGTGTCCTTCAAGAACACGGACAAGTCTTGTGATGGTTGCAGACGTAACACGCAACAGTCTCACTGTACTTAATCAAATCTATCCAAAAGGAATTCCTTGCTTTGAAATGGGATTTAAGTGCCAGGAGACTTGGCTTAGCCTCATTTCAAccctttttcctctcatttgaattttttttttttaaattataccCCACtgtttcagataaaaaaaaaaacatttaccagGTAGGATTCACATGCGTTTATGTCAGAACTTACTCTAAACTGAGAGTGGAAACACCCAGCGAGACTCCAGAGGCAAATTTGGTGAAGAAAACGTAGAAGGAATAAAAGAGCGCTTCGTGGCCGGTGGAGGTGGGGTTCTGCACTTTGAaatcatcaacaacatcagGCAGCATGGACCTGAGAGCAAAAGGTCAGATTAAGCAGAGGCTCTTACACCAATACACCTTGATGCAGCTGCTGCTTGAAAAAGCCCTCACAGAGACGGCAGAGTTCTTACCAGGGCAGCAGGAAGGCTGAGGCCACTCCCACGCCAGCAGCAAGGGAGACAATGTAGGTGACAATCAGGTTACTcttcacacacaccaccaggatCAAGAAGGGCATCACGGCCTGGAAAGAAGAGAATCACGTTAGACCACTGAAGCACATGGGAGAAGCAGCCAGTCAAAGATTTACTGAATGTTTTAATACGACTTAGAAGAGGTGTGTAGCGGTGACTGTGGGTCTTACCAAGCTGCCAACATAAACCGCCGTCTTTTTTCCAAAGCGAGTGAGAAACCACTGCCAGAACGGGATGGCCAGAGTAGCGGAaagctgaggagaaaaaaacatgacatttctggTTAACGAGCCGTTTTGTTTAAACATCTAGTAAATTCCAAAaattgtaggtttttttttacaggttaaCATGATTTTGGAGAAGTAAAAAACAGTGATAGTTTTTCCAGGAAAGAAGCATAACATTAGGTGCATTCTCATAATGCGTCAGCTTGTGTGCACCGATGCAGAAGCACCTCTTGACCTCGCACACCTGCCAAACACAACAGCGACGGTGGAAAATAATATGGATTCTATAGCTCTAGCCTCTGCCCAAAACAACTGTGTGCCCGGTGTGATGCAAAGTTTCACACGGGGTCGTCCTAACCGCTCTACAGGGACGCAGTGGACTCGCTCGTATCAGTGTGGCCCCTGATCCCAGTGTTTGACTCAGGTAACATTTAGATAAAGCCTTTGAGAAACACCAGCGTTTCCCAGTGCATCCAAGTGAAACATGACGCTGAGATAAACTCTGTCTCGCTGCACATCCCTTACATCCATGGCAAGAAACTAGTTAAGTAAAGACACATAATTTAACTTGAATGGAACGCTGAGCGTCATCTTCAACACCCCTACTTTTCCTTCACCGACACCAATACCTTCATTAGCCTTATCGGCCTTTCCCTCAACATCATTATCTCTTATGGGACTTTATCTTACAAACGGACATCATAAAGCAAGTCATACACAAGAGACTGCAGCGTGTTCCAGTTGAATGAAAGAGTGAACACTGTTCAGCCCTTTATAACCATATTAAATTGCCGAGTTCAATGTCCTGAACAGCGTGCTGTCTGCAACGTGCCTCGCGATAACAAAAAAAGGACTGACAAGGTCATGTTTTGTTTGAGCCTACTCGGTGAACTCCCCACTGCTCGCACACGGTATTTCATTACATCTGACCTCTAGAGTTTTCCTTATATAAACCTGTTAGTTTGATTTGTGTAACCGATCGTTGATCTAATAAGAGCTGAGCTTCTCACATGAGGCTGCCGTCTCATCAAATCACTGAAAGTGAGGATTAGGGATCTCTTGGTGCCGATTGAAGGTAACTTCAGGAAGGCCAGTTTCTTTGAAAGCTCAGCGTTGAAGGCTCTTAAAAGTACTTGCGCTGAATAATGTACTTGCTGCTTCGGCTTCATAATCCGTTCCATAAAGTGAAGGATCAAAAGTATGTAATCTTTCCAACCTCTTTGGCCTGTACTTTCTCACCCTGTACAGTTGGCACATTTTGATTAATTGGGTTTACAACCCGTCATGGACTAAGTCTGAAATGTCTCATGGGTCGCATGGTTATGTAGAAGATGGGCCAAGACATGAAAGGAACTGCGGCTCCTCTGCCGTCTGTGGGAATGCGATGCCATTCAGGCAGAGTGGACACACATCATGGAAATGGGCCGACGGAAGACTTTGCCTTCTAACACAGTACAGAGTGGCTTTGTAACTGTAGACAATTTATGGGATCACTTGGGGAGCCAGGGTTTTTGTCTGCCACCTGAAGCTAATGGCTTTAACGATTGAGATGATGATGGAAATGCAGTCATTGCTATGGGAACTGTGCACCCATGTcctagtctgtgtgtgtgtgtgtatgtgtacgcACCATGATGACCAGCAGAATATTTTGGAAATCGTTTCTGAATCCCAGTGTGGAGCTGCAGAACAGGGCGAAGTTTCCCTCCAGGAGCTGCAGGAAGAAGCACAGAGATCcggtcaaatgtcaaatgtgtgaaaacacccgtacaaaaacatcttaaaaacacacacacgtgtgtgtatgcCTCTTGACAGTCATATACACTTGAGGACACAATCAGTAACCATGGTAATAAGCTGCATGTCAGGGTCAAAACGCAGCTAACATTAACGTAAACATCTTTAACCGTCTTCATGCTCACCATGAAACCCAGAGAGGTGAAGAGGAAAACCATGACCAGTTTGGCGTACGGTCCGTGCCCCATCACCAACCTAATTCCCTGGAAGAAAGACATGGGCTCGGACCTGGGCCGGCATGAATCTGTAAAGGAGGGAAAAGTGGGACAATTTAGGGAgactgcaaaaagaaaaaagaaagaaaaaaaaaatcacagtttctTTGCTTCTTGTGACCTTACAAGCATTGGTTTACAGTTCCTGGTACATTAGCAGCTGCCTTTCAGGCTCTTCCTGTACTCGACAAATGTGACTCATCGCTGGTCACAAGGCAGGCTTCTGAATTAACCAAAGCCTGAGTGCTTTTAGTAGTCAGCCCACAGTCATTCCATAATGTACAGCTGCAACTGTGCATCTCTATTGGACAACAGCGGACACATGAGCAACAGCTGAGTCACATGGAAGACGCATGCTCATCTGTATCTAACTGATAACCTCAATGACTTCATTAGTGAGACAGTGGGCTTGTTAAAACTCTCAACCCCTAAGAACTGATCAGTTTTGTATTAAAACTTTCAGgaattatttaaaatttgtGTTAACCAGAATCTAAACAGAAAGATAAGCAGATTCATTCGCTACCTTTTTGCTCTCTCACGCCAAAGAAAAGAACGACAGCACAGAGGACATAGATCAAGCAGATGACACCAGAGGCAATCATGTAGGCGGCTTtctgcaaagagagagagagagagagcgacagtcGGTTAGAAAAACATGGTTTTCATCCAAACTAACAACGACGTAAAACAGTTTTATTAGCCGGCTTACCGTGTGATCCAGGGAAATGACAGAGTCAGAGCTGTTGAATCCGGCAGCCGAGTTGTTGAGGCCCGCTATGATGTCACTGGGTCGTGGGAGGCAGGGCGCGTTGGCCATGCCGACAATCTGCCCCTGGATCGCAGTACCAAGCACAGTGCCCAGAACCTCCACAGTCATCCCTGATTGGAGGAGACATTTGGTCATTGAAGAATCAAAAGATATTTCATTTTACATGGTGACTGCAATACTAGTGGGTGGTTGTTGATCTATGTacgtatgtggccctgtgatggactggcctaGTTTGGGACTCCACCTATCGCCCTAGgttagctgggattgacacagctccccccgcgaccctcatgtggaggataaagtggtagaagatggagggatggacGGACTGCAATACTTACTGTAGGCAGTGGCCGAGTCTCGCTCTTTCTGCTCCGAGCTGATGAACATGGTGAGGGCAGAGTACGGCACATGGAAGCACTGATTgcaaagaaggagagagaaatgaGTGCGGCTGTTTGATTTACTGCTGGTCCCAAGACTTATAAATagagataaagataaataagCACAACTCTTGTGTGCACAGTAAATATGCAGCTAGCACTATTGTGtattagcttagcacaaagaccagaaaaaacacaggtgcttcacagcaaaacaatgCTTTGAGACTTTTACTCAAACAAGTTAGAAACACAACCTTTTTTGCCTTGTtctaaatatatgtatattcaacCTTGACTGTACATATTATAATCATGAGTCACTGGGAGTGTGAAAGGGCAGCGAATGCTAAAAAATCCTATTGGGTAATCAAACATTTCCATGACCATGTACTAAATACAAGgaaaaaatctgtgtgtgtgtgtgtgtgtgtgtacacgagTGGGTTACTTACAGTCTGAAGTGACTGGAAGAGGCAGTAGAAGAAAAGGTACCAGATGACTTTGCCGTTCTCAAAGGGAGGAACATACCAAATGAGGAAATAGGAAAGCACAGCCAGAGGGGTGGACAGCAGGATCCTACACATGGGGGCGGGGGGTAGAAaggggacaaaaacaacaacatcagtggATGACAAACGTGGCCCTGCTCGAGCGTGACACATACACAAGCGCTCCGTAAACAGTCGTGgagtgaggggaggggggaggggggcgcTCGTTACGTAACACACTGTGACCACAAAGTATATCTTCCATTCAGTCTGTGCCAAACTTTCCTCAGCGGAGGTGACACGAGTTTaccacttttttcccctctttcgtCATGTTTCCTGGTTTCCTCATGCTTCCTGGTTTCCTCATGCATGGAACAGCATGTGCATGGGGCAGGATCAAAGGGTTGCAAGACAAGTTTGGGTACTTCAGccgaccaaaaaaaaacaatacaaacatacacGTACGCACAGTTGAGGCAGCTGGTGGGATGTGAGGAAGTACTACTTCCTTACTGTACTGTTTTGCATGCATCGGTACTTGAGGGTTACTAACCCTTCCATCtattgtacatatacacacacacatatatatacatatatacatacacatatatatatatatacatatatatatatatatatatatatatatatatatatatatatatacatatacatatatatacatatacatatatatatacatatatacatatacatatatatatatatatatatatatatatatatgtatatgtatatatatatatgtgtatatatatacacacatacattcacatgCTGGTGAAGAACCTTAAAACAATACTGTTCATTTCCAGTATTAATTTTTTAATACTTATTTCCCGGCAGTATAAttagaaatataaatgtataatcagTCCTCGTTTGTTCATGCTATTGTAGGAATTAGCGTGCAGGAAACATTACAGAAGTTCTACATGAGTGGAATTTCTCTCATCACTTCCCGACTACACAACCTCCTCCCTATGGTGATACCGATGCCGTCCAACCAGAAAGGAGTTTGAGAGTGGGACCATATCTCGGATGTGCAGGAAGGCCAGACAAAAAGGGGTGGCACGTGGAACAGGAAGCAGGGCAGGGGAACACGTTTGTCCGTGTATTCTCTGTGGGATTTATTCCTAAACTCAGGAGGTCCTTATCAGAGTGGATGTGGCACACGTTGCATGCCGTCACCCTGTACAAAATAATGACGCAAATTCTCGCCATGGTTCCTGCTCCTGtctgggaaaagaaaaaaaaaaaaagagcccagAAAACAGGAGTGTTTTACTGCAGACTCACTGCTGATCAGTTAATCCTATCCACAGTCGAAacagcatgagagagagagatatcagACGGAGCAGCATTCAGCGAGCTCCTTCACTTAATTAAATTAACTGTACACCTGTGGATAGTTtctttgggtgtgtgtgtgtgtgtgcgcagggaGTGGTGTGCAAATTAAAGCAGATGTTTCACGTTGTAATGACAACACACTTAAGACTGCATTTGTCACCACTCCCTTCTTCTGCACCACACCGAGGGGGCTTCTTTTCAGTCCATCCCAGTGATAAATACTTTAATAAAACAGAGGCATCCTAAAACATGTCGGAAACAGACGCTTAATTAGGCAATGACATACAGAGTGAATtcattaaatgtttcagataaaaaaaaagaaaaaggttccAGTCAGATCTTGTAGATTGCATTCCATTTATAATCCAGTTTGCAGGGCTAAGCTAAGAATGCACACCGCGCTTGCAAGAATGCAGTGACACAGAAGGCAGCCCACCCTGCCCCTCCTGGAATCATATTTAAAAGTCCTCTGAAATAGCCGTGCTGACTGGACTGCAGACCTTATATTTACAAGGACTGACAATTATTAACTGTGAAGAAATCattcattctcttcttcttctgtgaagAAAGGGGAACTTTGCACAACATTCTGGGTTTGAAGCCTTTTACATCACCACCAAATGCTGAACAATAGCTTGTGAAATTTGAGATTTTCTACTTTTAAGTAATAACCCACGCGACACTTAGAGAAGTaaagcatttaaataaataaataaataaaacctccATGATAGATTCgattttacttttaaatctgggtgaaaaaacaaatcacacattCAGTCATGTTGTTGATGAAAAAGGGCTTCAGAAAGCAAACTATCAAAACTccaatgcatttatttaaatgtgtggttCAGGGGGAATGGCACAGGCAGTCTGTGTACAGCAACAGAGACACTCATTTTGCTCGCTCCCACGTCTTGAACTAGAGTAACCCTGCTCTTTAAAAATCCTAACAGTCCCTTTTTAGGCTCACGCCATTGGCTGAGCCTGGTGGTGTGTTGTGGGCTGGACCAATGATGGAGCAGCTCAACCGGTCTCCCCTCCCCCACTTCCACGACAGACTTTCATATGAAGCATAACCAGCTCCTTGCTCATCACCTCGCATCTTTGCGAGCAAACTGAGGATAATGCAACGTAACATACCAGACATTCCTCCCTTTCC from Solea senegalensis isolate Sse05_10M linkage group LG20, IFAPA_SoseM_1, whole genome shotgun sequence includes the following:
- the LOC122786470 gene encoding SOSS complex subunit C-like, with product MAANPPGQGFQNKTRVAILAELDKEKKRLLQTQSMNSPGANIPLTTRPSVKDARDSAEQQHIAAQQKAALQHAHVHSSGFFITQDSSFGNLILPVLPRLDPDF
- the mfsd2ab gene encoding sodium-dependent lysophosphatidylcholine symporter 1-B produces the protein MAKGEGGEQSSNASLLNKPVSSDGITLARKHEQRNRLSVCNKICYAIGGAPYQITGCALGFFLQIYLLDVAQLDPFYASIILFGGRAWDAVTDPTVGFLVSRSPWTRFGRMLPWILLSTPLAVLSYFLIWYVPPFENGKVIWYLFFYCLFQSLQTCFHVPYSALTMFISSEQKERDSATAYRMTVEVLGTVLGTAIQGQIVGMANAPCLPRPSDIIAGLNNSAAGFNSSDSVISLDHTKAAYMIASGVICLIYVLCAVVLFFGVREQKDSCRPRSEPMSFFQGIRLVMGHGPYAKLVMVFLFTSLGFMLLEGNFALFCSSTLGFRNDFQNILLVIMLSATLAIPFWQWFLTRFGKKTAVYVGSLAVMPFLILVVCVKSNLIVTYIVSLAAGVGVASAFLLPWSMLPDVVDDFKVQNPTSTGHEALFYSFYVFFTKFASGVSLGVSTLSLDFAGYFTRGCTQPDEVHLTLKMLVSAAPIVLIFIGLGILYSYPIDEDKRQGNRKLLQEQMDSETDSETDSAELANMV